One genomic region from Clarias gariepinus isolate MV-2021 ecotype Netherlands chromosome 22, CGAR_prim_01v2, whole genome shotgun sequence encodes:
- the LOC128510698 gene encoding uncharacterized protein LOC128510698: MKVQLTLLLICMLLSEVQSLLCQCVSPVGFVQCRHQKEINCPDQCASLTFFVKQDDLNMTTVVKTCGAPELCSNNSVNMGGVTASRNAYCCNTTFCNSKTLPVLTQQRANGKMCYTCIGSDCSQTMDCVGEEYYCISQTVNQLGNTLNLKGCANKATCGGSGFLISQGINMVDNQCCKGNLCNAAQSFTLSVILMSIPLVFSILYS, translated from the exons ATGAAGGTCCAGCTTACTCTCCTGCTCATCTGTATGCTTTTGTCTGAAG TGCAGTCCCTGTTGTGCCAGTGTGTTTCTCCTGTGGGATTTGTACAATGTCGACATCAAAAAGAGATAAACTGCCCAGACCAGTGTGCCAGTTTAACTTTCTTTGTAAAACAAG ATGACTTAAATATGACAACAGTTGTTAAGACTTGCGGCGCCCCAGAGCTGTGTTCAAATAATAGCGTGAACATGGGAGGAGTAACAGCGTCTCGGAATGCTTACTGCTGCAACACAACCTTCTGCAACTCCAAAACACTCCCAG TTCTTACGCAGCAGCGGGCAAACGGGAAGATGTGTTACACCTGTATAGGTAGCGACTGCTCTCAAACCATGGATTGTGTAGGAGAAGAATATTACTGCATTTCACAGACAG ttaATCAGCTTGGCAATACATTGAATTTAAAAGGATGTGCTAACAAAGCTACCTGTGGCGGTTCAGGATTTTTAATCTCGCAGGGAATTAACATGGTGGATAATCAGTGCTGTAAAGGGAACCTGTGTAATGCTGCTCAGAGTTTCACACTAAGTGTCATCCTCATGTCTATCCCTCTGGTCTTCTCCATCCTCTACTCCTGA